The Streptomyces sp. HSG2 genome has a segment encoding these proteins:
- a CDS encoding glycosyltransferase: MATEMVDEAAVDRGIARTSVIIALRDDLRIADCIASIDEEVEIVLALNGPSEAVLKLIAEHPRPLTVTEIEDVGNLGAAYNAGAAATDRQYLLLMDSDCVFAPGAVRAMVRAVLTEPVVKGQVVYGESDGLLSRLTARVREFDEGDYVSALSPPLVYNRDIVSHIGGYHFDELIHWCEDREFDFRLQLAGIPVVYLPQARIHHDAQHGFANMRSYFRYGVGEGIAQETGVFTTPAIPVVWRFFEASRTLLHCARDKGAGAAAYYALLKAAFHIGTAHHLINDPYRVRDRYPAAAKRARMVRSVPQHSTKLTGAQLRRLRRSHWEAGRRIERLDDLSVFHPAPGPTTPSVAGQALQQQA, encoded by the coding sequence ATGGCCACCGAAATGGTGGACGAGGCGGCCGTGGACCGGGGAATCGCCCGGACCAGCGTGATCATCGCCCTGCGCGACGACCTGCGCATCGCCGACTGCATCGCGTCGATCGACGAGGAGGTGGAGATCGTACTGGCGCTCAACGGGCCCAGCGAGGCGGTGCTGAAGCTCATCGCCGAGCATCCGCGCCCGCTGACCGTCACCGAGATCGAGGACGTAGGCAACCTGGGAGCCGCCTACAACGCGGGCGCCGCCGCCACCGATCGGCAGTACCTGCTCCTGATGGACTCCGACTGCGTCTTCGCGCCGGGGGCGGTCCGCGCCATGGTGCGGGCAGTGCTGACGGAGCCGGTGGTCAAGGGGCAGGTCGTCTACGGGGAGTCGGACGGCCTCCTCAGCCGACTCACGGCGCGCGTCAGGGAGTTCGACGAGGGGGACTACGTCAGCGCCCTGTCCCCGCCGCTCGTCTACAACCGCGACATCGTCTCCCACATCGGCGGCTACCACTTCGACGAGCTGATCCACTGGTGCGAGGACCGGGAGTTCGACTTCAGGCTCCAGCTCGCCGGCATTCCCGTGGTGTATCTGCCACAGGCGCGTATCCATCACGACGCCCAGCACGGCTTCGCCAACATGCGGAGCTACTTCCGCTACGGCGTGGGCGAGGGCATCGCCCAGGAGACCGGAGTCTTCACCACCCCGGCGATACCGGTGGTGTGGCGGTTCTTCGAGGCGTCCCGGACACTGCTCCACTGCGCTCGCGACAAGGGTGCCGGCGCCGCGGCCTACTACGCCCTGCTGAAGGCCGCCTTCCACATCGGAACCGCCCACCACCTGATCAACGACCCCTACCGGGTCCGCGACCGCTATCCCGCGGCGGCCAAGCGGGCTCGGATGGTCCGATCGGTCCCGCAGCACAGCACGAAGCTGACCGGTGCCCAACTCCGCAGGCTGCGAAGGTCGCACTGGGAGGCGGGGCGACGGATCGAGAGGCTGGACGACCTCTCGGTCTTCCATCCGGCCCCGGGCCCGACCACGCCGTCAGTCGCCGGGCAGGCGCTTCAGCAGCAGGCGTGA
- a CDS encoding ATP-grasp domain-containing protein — translation MTDRLLVCGVGAGMDRSLRDLSAPDRVLIVATGRPTRRARAAADVLLVCDPHDAFAVRAELSAAGVDEIDGVFSLGADNPPTVSALAAHFGCPGLPLETALDCTLKDRRLSVLRRAGLDVPRFAVAESVAEAVRAVDDIGFPAVVKPGDRTGSLGVLKVESTGRVRELAAEALRLSPGRRIVVEEFLEGTEHTMAAFMVDDELLPFGFADREYGRKEQFAPHFFEGGDTIPSRLTAEQIDEVADTVRRGARALRLDPAVINTDILRTRDGRVILLEITCRLTGARIATEVMRLATGVDPLPNVVRLALGRPLEPAELAPRHARAVVQRFLPADGGVVEWAGDPMDTARRPGVHDVFWGSDLTPGTVLPPYRGGADVLAGVIAHSALPAEAEAIAERALRALPLRIRATTP, via the coding sequence GTGACTGACCGTCTTCTGGTGTGCGGAGTCGGCGCCGGTATGGACCGTTCGCTCCGTGACCTGAGCGCCCCCGACCGAGTACTGATCGTGGCGACGGGCCGGCCGACCCGGCGGGCGCGGGCCGCCGCCGACGTACTGCTGGTGTGCGATCCCCACGACGCCTTCGCGGTGCGGGCCGAGCTGTCGGCCGCCGGCGTGGACGAGATCGACGGGGTGTTCTCGCTCGGCGCGGACAACCCTCCCACCGTCAGCGCGCTTGCCGCGCACTTCGGCTGCCCGGGGCTGCCCCTGGAGACCGCCCTGGACTGCACGCTCAAGGACCGGCGGTTGTCCGTCCTGCGTCGGGCCGGGCTGGACGTCCCGCGATTCGCCGTCGCCGAGAGCGTGGCCGAGGCGGTTCGGGCCGTCGACGACATCGGCTTCCCGGCCGTCGTCAAGCCCGGCGACCGGACCGGATCACTGGGCGTGCTGAAGGTGGAGTCGACCGGGCGGGTGCGCGAGCTGGCGGCGGAGGCGCTGCGGCTCAGTCCCGGCCGGCGGATCGTGGTCGAGGAGTTCCTGGAGGGCACCGAACACACCATGGCCGCCTTCATGGTCGACGACGAACTGCTTCCCTTCGGGTTCGCCGACCGTGAGTACGGGCGCAAGGAGCAGTTCGCCCCGCACTTCTTCGAGGGCGGCGACACCATCCCGAGTCGGCTGACCGCCGAGCAGATCGACGAGGTCGCGGACACGGTGCGGCGCGGGGCGCGCGCCCTGAGGCTGGACCCGGCCGTGATCAACACCGACATTCTCCGCACCCGCGACGGCCGGGTGATCCTGTTGGAGATCACCTGTCGGCTCACCGGCGCCCGCATCGCCACCGAGGTGATGCGGTTGGCGACGGGCGTGGACCCGCTGCCGAACGTGGTGCGACTCGCCCTCGGGCGCCCGCTGGAACCGGCGGAACTCGCGCCCCGACACGCTCGCGCGGTGGTACAGCGGTTCCTGCCCGCCGACGGTGGCGTCGTCGAGTGGGCCGGAGACCCCATGGACACGGCCCGACGACCGGGCGTGCACGACGTGTTCTGGGGGTCGGACCTGACCCCGGGGACCGTGCTGCCGCCCTACCGCGGCGGCGCGGACGTCCTGGCCGGGGTGATCGCGCACTCCGCCCTGCCGGCCGAGGCCGAGGCCATCGCCGAACGCGCGCTGCGCGCGCTCCCGCTGCGGATCAGGGCCACGACACCGTGA
- a CDS encoding macrolide 2'-phosphotransferase, producing the protein MSATTGTRVGAAPVEAVVTPSDLAAHASRHLGVALDPTTARIDESGWDFLVTHLRATDGTWWILRQPRRAEAGARLAVEGAVLTAVRDRVPVPVPDWRLHTPRLVAYPRLAGEPAGVEDPHALVHDWSIDPLAHPRNYLEPLARTLFAVHTTPSGDCPAPEGRERTDVGALRARIADRLARARVELPLPEAGVRRWARWLDEDRLWPERLTLVHGDVHPGHTLVTRSPDRPPTLAGLLDWANAGVGDPAVDFVDMLYAGGPDVLDPLLAAYRAAGGEVRNGMRTHILARASFLWVHVALRGLDTGRAGWVETALERMGS; encoded by the coding sequence ATGAGCGCCACTACGGGCACGCGGGTCGGAGCGGCGCCGGTGGAGGCGGTCGTGACCCCGTCCGACCTCGCCGCCCACGCCTCCCGGCACCTCGGGGTGGCCCTCGACCCGACCACGGCACGAATCGACGAGAGCGGGTGGGACTTCCTCGTCACGCACCTGCGGGCGACCGACGGCACCTGGTGGATCCTGCGGCAGCCGCGTCGCGCGGAGGCCGGGGCCCGACTGGCGGTCGAGGGGGCCGTCCTGACGGCGGTGCGCGACCGCGTACCGGTCCCCGTGCCCGACTGGCGCCTGCACACGCCCCGGTTGGTCGCCTACCCTCGACTGGCCGGCGAACCGGCGGGCGTGGAGGACCCCCACGCCCTCGTCCACGACTGGTCGATCGACCCCCTGGCCCACCCGCGGAACTACCTGGAGCCGCTCGCCCGAACTCTGTTCGCCGTGCACACCACTCCGTCGGGGGACTGCCCCGCTCCGGAGGGTCGGGAACGGACGGACGTCGGCGCCCTGCGGGCGCGCATCGCCGACCGGCTCGCCCGGGCTCGCGTCGAACTCCCTCTCCCGGAAGCGGGAGTGCGGCGTTGGGCCCGGTGGTTGGACGAGGACCGGCTGTGGCCCGAGCGGTTGACGCTCGTACACGGCGACGTCCACCCCGGACACACCCTCGTCACGCGCTCCCCGGATCGCCCGCCCACCCTCGCCGGCCTACTGGACTGGGCCAACGCCGGGGTCGGCGATCCCGCCGTCGACTTCGTCGACATGCTGTACGCCGGAGGCCCCGACGTCCTCGACCCGCTTCTGGCCGCCTACCGCGCGGCGGGCGGCGAGGTACGGAACGGTATGCGGACGCACATCCTGGCCCGCGCCTCCTTCCTCTGGGTCCACGTCGCCCTGCGTGGCCTGGACACCGGCCGCGCCGGGTGGGTGGAGACGGCGTTGGAAAGGATGGGCTCGTGA
- a CDS encoding amino acid adenylation domain-containing protein, with translation MQPSGNHYLEPFFETARTDATRPAVVDNGLVVDYGTLAAWALDVARAVAPRTDRPQPPVGVVVHHSARDVAALLGVLAAGRAYVPLEAGHPEARLESLLGRLGVREAVATAESGWQPPVRDVIRRRWAPGTTPAATVALPESGVRPGDPAYVLFTSGSTGEPKAVAMPHRALAAVVPPLRTLYGVDPRATVLHFHGAGGDTSLEEILPTLTGGATLVVDDHAREGFARVVEDQDVTVAVLPTGFWHSLAGDLLHQGVRLPPSLRTVVIGGEAVRADMLERWRRLGADDVRLLNTYGSTETALVTHAMQLSGPAAPETGDRGGDLPIGMPLPHVGQRVDDTGELYVSGPGLALGYQGAPEATAARFVEHGGTRWYRTGDLVSTTPEGALVFRGRSDHQVKIRGHRVDLVEVEALVGGCAGVREVAAARVDRAEHTTLAAFFVALPDHDPRRVASLVRDRLAELAAPHLVPSLLVPVAELERTHTGKVDRDATRDRNLTTAGSRR, from the coding sequence ATGCAGCCCAGCGGAAACCATTATCTGGAACCGTTCTTCGAGACGGCGCGTACCGACGCGACCCGCCCGGCAGTCGTCGACAACGGACTCGTCGTCGACTACGGCACCCTCGCGGCCTGGGCGCTGGACGTCGCAAGGGCCGTCGCCCCGCGCACGGACCGCCCCCAGCCGCCGGTCGGGGTCGTCGTGCACCATTCGGCACGCGACGTCGCGGCCCTGTTGGGGGTCCTGGCCGCCGGGCGCGCCTACGTGCCCTTGGAGGCGGGTCATCCGGAAGCCCGTCTGGAGTCGCTCCTGGGTCGGCTGGGGGTCCGCGAGGCCGTGGCGACGGCGGAGAGCGGCTGGCAACCGCCGGTGAGGGACGTCATCCGGCGCCGGTGGGCGCCCGGCACGACCCCGGCGGCGACCGTGGCGCTTCCCGAATCGGGGGTGCGGCCCGGTGACCCGGCCTACGTGCTGTTCACCTCCGGCTCGACCGGCGAGCCCAAGGCGGTCGCGATGCCCCATCGGGCCCTGGCTGCCGTGGTGCCGCCACTGCGCACCCTCTACGGTGTCGACCCCCGGGCCACCGTCCTGCACTTCCACGGAGCCGGGGGCGACACCAGCCTGGAGGAGATCCTGCCGACCCTGACCGGCGGAGCCACGCTCGTCGTCGACGACCACGCTCGGGAGGGGTTCGCCCGCGTGGTCGAGGACCAGGACGTCACGGTCGCCGTGTTGCCGACCGGCTTCTGGCACAGTCTGGCCGGGGACCTGCTGCACCAGGGCGTCCGCCTTCCCCCCTCCCTGCGCACGGTGGTGATCGGCGGCGAAGCGGTGCGCGCGGACATGCTGGAGCGCTGGCGGCGGCTCGGCGCCGATGACGTGCGCCTGCTCAACACCTACGGCTCCACCGAGACGGCGCTGGTCACGCACGCGATGCAGCTCTCCGGACCGGCCGCCCCGGAGACCGGGGACCGCGGTGGCGACCTGCCCATCGGAATGCCCCTGCCGCACGTGGGACAACGTGTGGACGACACGGGCGAGCTGTACGTGTCCGGACCCGGACTTGCCCTCGGCTACCAGGGCGCCCCGGAGGCGACGGCGGCCCGGTTCGTCGAGCACGGCGGCACCCGCTGGTACCGCACCGGGGACCTGGTCTCCACGACGCCCGAGGGCGCCCTGGTGTTCCGAGGCCGATCCGACCATCAGGTCAAGATCCGAGGCCATCGGGTGGACCTGGTCGAGGTGGAGGCGTTGGTCGGTGGGTGCGCCGGAGTGCGGGAAGTGGCCGCGGCCCGAGTGGACCGGGCCGAACACACCACGCTGGCGGCCTTCTTCGTGGCCCTGCCCGACCACGACCCCCGGCGGGTGGCGTCGCTGGTGCGGGATCGCCTCGCCGAGCTGGCGGCCCCGCACCTGGTGCCCAGCCTGTTGGTCCCGGTAGCGGAATTGGAACGCACCCACACCGGCAAGGTGGACCGCGACGCCACCAGGGACCGAAACCTGACCACCGCCGGATCGCGCCGATGA
- a CDS encoding CocE/NonD family hydrolase produces the protein MEYDRVRILVDTDLKMPMRDGTLLNADLYRPDTSDPVPVLVRRTPYGKSGAPGGASVDGLRLVRSGYALLVQEVRGRFGSDGAFEPYWHEAADGADTVAWAAAQGWCDGSVGMFGRSYEAMAALLAAGERPPGLGAIVPHVAGSGFDEGWTRRGGAFQSGFLMYWVLYDLLLDGAGLGPADRAEVADAVDRVDQLYRDPDGAAELLDRLAPYYREWREHPGGHAYWRRAAPRESYPTIEVPTLHLTGWYDIFLDGALENYRGIRECGRASRLVVGPWSHCVTGGVFPQRRFGLAADENSVDVTGLHLEHFDRHLRRRLDGPEPDPVRLFVTGDDAWRTFPDWPVPGTEDLVLHLGGHGLTSGPAPATPGVDRIRHDPADPVPTTGGATALPGQFTGGDCGPLDQREVERRPDVLCFTGERLTAALTVVGDAALTAYVTPDAAGADVNGKLVDVHPDGRAELLCDGVRRLEAGAAGSGQAGPVEVTVSLGALAHVFGPGHRVRLEVAASNAPRFDVHPTVPARHILHHGAAHPSRLLLKRLPGD, from the coding sequence ATGGAATATGACCGAGTGCGAATTCTTGTGGATACCGACCTGAAAATGCCGATGCGCGACGGCACGCTATTGAACGCGGACCTCTACCGCCCCGACACCTCGGACCCGGTACCGGTACTGGTGCGCCGGACTCCCTACGGCAAGTCCGGCGCACCGGGGGGCGCGTCCGTCGACGGCCTGCGCCTGGTGCGTTCCGGGTACGCCCTCCTGGTGCAGGAGGTGCGCGGCCGGTTCGGCTCCGACGGGGCCTTCGAGCCGTACTGGCATGAGGCCGCGGACGGCGCGGACACGGTCGCCTGGGCGGCGGCACAGGGCTGGTGCGACGGCTCCGTCGGGATGTTCGGGCGCTCCTACGAGGCGATGGCGGCGCTGCTCGCGGCGGGCGAACGCCCGCCCGGTCTGGGCGCGATCGTCCCGCATGTGGCCGGGTCGGGCTTCGACGAGGGCTGGACCCGTCGGGGCGGCGCCTTCCAGTCGGGCTTCCTGATGTACTGGGTGCTGTACGACCTGCTCTTGGACGGAGCCGGTCTCGGCCCCGCCGACCGGGCCGAGGTGGCCGACGCCGTCGATCGCGTCGATCAGCTCTACCGCGACCCCGACGGGGCGGCGGAGCTGCTCGATCGGCTGGCCCCGTACTACCGGGAGTGGCGCGAGCATCCCGGCGGCCACGCCTACTGGCGGCGCGCGGCGCCCCGCGAGTCCTATCCGACGATCGAGGTCCCGACGCTGCACCTCACGGGGTGGTACGACATCTTCCTCGACGGCGCCCTGGAGAATTACCGGGGAATTCGGGAATGCGGGCGCGCGTCGCGGCTCGTGGTGGGGCCGTGGTCGCATTGCGTCACGGGCGGGGTGTTTCCGCAGCGTCGATTCGGACTGGCAGCGGACGAGAACAGCGTCGACGTCACCGGCCTTCATCTGGAGCATTTCGACCGGCATCTTCGGCGGCGCCTGGACGGTCCGGAGCCCGACCCCGTGCGGCTCTTCGTCACGGGCGACGACGCCTGGCGGACCTTCCCCGACTGGCCGGTCCCCGGCACGGAGGACCTCGTCCTGCACCTGGGCGGCCACGGTCTGACGTCCGGTCCGGCCCCGGCGACGCCGGGCGTCGACCGGATTCGGCACGACCCGGCCGATCCCGTGCCCACGACCGGCGGGGCCACCGCCCTGCCCGGCCAGTTCACCGGCGGCGACTGCGGTCCGCTCGACCAACGGGAGGTGGAGCGGCGCCCCGACGTGCTGTGCTTCACCGGCGAGCGGCTGACCGCGGCGCTGACCGTCGTCGGCGACGCCGCCTTGACGGCGTACGTCACCCCGGACGCCGCCGGGGCGGACGTCAACGGCAAGCTCGTCGACGTCCACCCCGACGGCCGGGCGGAGCTGCTGTGCGACGGGGTGCGGCGGCTGGAGGCGGGAGCGGCGGGATCCGGGCAGGCGGGGCCGGTCGAGGTCACCGTCTCGCTCGGTGCGCTCGCCCATGTCTTTGGCCCAGGCCACCGCGTCCGCCTCGAGGTCGCGGCGAGCAACGCGCCGCGCTTCGACGTCCATCCGACGGTGCCCGCCCGCCACATCCTCCACCATGGCGCCGCTCATCCCTCACGCCTGCTGCTGAAGCGCCTGCCCGGCGACTGA